In Nostoc sp. GT001, a genomic segment contains:
- a CDS encoding glycosyltransferase family 39 protein has translation MRLFREKEWLFSLLVISLFLWLIFLGNSPLRDWDEGTVAQVAREIWRAPFGSMHWLYPTLGGEPYHNKPPLMHLLIAWTYSIAGVNEWTTRLPGAVLTALGVPLLYLVGCLLFNQSLPALFSALVYLTMLPVLRHGRLAMLDGTTITFFLLLLFCLLKARQNRRYALGVGFCLGLITLTKGMIVLPLGAIACLFLIADRQFALLTSPYLLVGMLLGNAPAIAWFAAQWQHYGETFFQVNFQTQTFDRLTQPVEGHSGPPWYYLIELIKYSFPWLLFLTGGFYLAWKKRHTSWGSLIIIGTIIYLGTISLMRTKLPWYVMPVYPFLALAIGAKLSDIWQYGHFKVRSLTIFLAIIAIAGLGGCVYFILAKKEPTLIIMSIVLAISMSIAVWLIRQRDRNFIPVLFSGMYLVLALLMSSQSWIWELKEAFPVKPVAELIRANVSPGTQIYTSFAYNRPSLNFYSDRKVTAATVPILQQMLSNKSYLLLDDAALQQIDLTGSKIIGVANGFTLITKN, from the coding sequence ATGCGTCTATTCCGAGAAAAAGAATGGTTATTTAGCCTACTGGTAATATCTCTATTTCTATGGCTGATATTTTTGGGAAACTCCCCTTTGCGAGATTGGGATGAAGGTACTGTGGCACAGGTTGCCCGTGAAATTTGGCGTGCCCCATTTGGTTCAATGCATTGGCTTTACCCCACCTTGGGAGGAGAACCTTATCATAATAAGCCACCCCTGATGCACTTATTAATTGCTTGGACTTACTCGATCGCAGGCGTGAATGAGTGGACAACACGTCTACCGGGTGCAGTGTTAACTGCCTTGGGAGTGCCTTTGCTTTACTTGGTGGGATGTTTGCTTTTTAACCAAAGTTTACCAGCTCTGTTTAGCGCTTTAGTTTACCTGACAATGTTGCCTGTGCTGCGTCACGGAAGGCTAGCAATGCTAGATGGTACAACTATTACCTTTTTCTTGCTGCTGTTATTTTGTTTGCTAAAAGCACGTCAGAATCGTCGGTATGCTCTAGGTGTGGGATTTTGTCTAGGGTTAATCACTCTCACGAAAGGGATGATAGTTTTGCCGCTAGGAGCGATCGCTTGTTTATTCCTGATTGCAGATCGGCAGTTTGCTTTGTTAACAAGCCCTTATTTATTAGTGGGAATGTTATTAGGAAATGCACCTGCGATCGCTTGGTTTGCTGCTCAATGGCAACATTATGGCGAAACTTTCTTCCAAGTGAACTTTCAAACACAAACCTTTGATCGCCTTACACAACCTGTTGAAGGTCATAGTGGCCCACCCTGGTACTATTTAATTGAGTTAATTAAGTATAGTTTTCCCTGGCTATTATTTTTAACAGGAGGTTTTTATTTAGCTTGGAAAAAACGTCATACTTCCTGGGGAAGTTTAATTATTATTGGCACAATCATTTATTTAGGAACTATCTCTTTAATGAGAACTAAGCTCCCGTGGTATGTTATGCCTGTATATCCATTTTTAGCTTTGGCAATTGGTGCTAAACTTAGCGACATTTGGCAGTATGGTCATTTTAAGGTGCGAAGTTTGACAATATTTCTGGCTATTATCGCTATTGCTGGTTTAGGAGGTTGTGTTTACTTTATTCTTGCAAAGAAAGAGCCTACTTTAATAATCATGAGTATTGTTTTGGCAATAAGTATGAGCATCGCAGTATGGTTAATTAGACAACGCGATCGCAACTTTATTCCAGTGTTATTTTCTGGGATGTACTTAGTTTTAGCACTGTTAATGAGTTCGCAATCATGGATTTGGGAATTAAAGGAAGCTTTTCCAGTTAAACCAGTAGCAGAATTAATTCGAGCAAATGTTTCACCAGGAACACAAATTTACACTTCTTTTGCTTATAATCGTCCGAGTTTGAACTTTTATAGCGATCGCAAGGTAACTGCTGCGACTGTGCCAATTTTACAACAAATGTTATCTAATAAATCTTATTTGCTATTAGACGATGCGGCTTTACAGCAAATCGATTTAACTGGTAGTAAAATTATAGGAGTAGCCAACGGTTTTACTCTGATTACTAAAAATTAA
- a CDS encoding DMT family transporter, giving the protein MNLSDQTKIALASLFVGVGAISFGSIFVRLSETELSPNATVFNRLWLGSVVFLLWHGYKTIRQQLYLEKPVQQQPYTSQDLWLLLGAGIFWAATLVFLAWSLTQTSVAISSVLHNLAPIFTSLGVWLLFRKGFESQFLIGMVIALGGAIAIEFEELQIATDEAQGGFAAIISAVFLGAYLLIVEKLRTKFSPATIQLWICAIAALAIFPILLFTQAQIFPSTVSGWLWVISLALICQVLGHGLLTYSLARFSSVVVSLVHLLEPVFSGIFALVIFSEKLTFSNWVGFAVVLIGLYLAISSQATLNLPFPESVKTIVNTFVKSMTLKLSLLKQQFSETPALLGAISLFAALIPISLAPSLAKLCQQEIGANAVGFHRSWIAAVVFGLWNALEALRRQQSDHQPIEPKPFTKQDVWLLLAMGTAATTSLLLWAWSLSQTSVANVALLSNLNPLFVAAAGYLLLGRRFDNRFVIGMVIALLGAIAFEFHKMQFATDQILGDALAFLTAIFIATYLLLIEQLQTRFTTATIMLWRCGVTTIFLLPILPFIEERLFPYSWMGWFFIIFQALFCQVLGQGLITYSLSRLSSGIVAVTLLLNPVLSSIFAWFIFSEQVGLFDWVTFAVVLAGIYLAQSSQFTVQVTNEGS; this is encoded by the coding sequence ATGAATCTATCCGATCAAACGAAGATAGCCCTTGCTTCATTATTTGTAGGTGTCGGTGCCATATCTTTTGGCTCTATTTTCGTAAGATTGAGTGAAACTGAACTTAGTCCCAATGCCACTGTATTTAATCGCCTTTGGCTTGGTAGTGTGGTCTTCTTGCTCTGGCATGGATACAAGACGATTCGTCAGCAACTTTACTTAGAAAAACCTGTACAACAGCAGCCCTACACTAGTCAGGATCTGTGGCTATTGCTTGGTGCTGGTATTTTTTGGGCTGCTACTTTAGTCTTCTTGGCTTGGTCACTGACTCAAACTAGCGTTGCGATCTCTAGTGTCTTACATAATCTCGCCCCCATATTTACTAGTTTAGGGGTGTGGCTATTATTTCGTAAGGGTTTTGAGAGCCAATTCCTGATTGGGATGGTCATCGCCCTTGGGGGAGCGATCGCCATTGAATTTGAGGAACTGCAAATCGCTACAGACGAAGCTCAAGGGGGGTTTGCTGCGATCATTTCTGCGGTTTTCTTGGGTGCATACCTGCTAATCGTAGAAAAATTACGAACCAAATTTTCTCCCGCCACAATTCAGTTGTGGATCTGTGCGATCGCGGCTTTAGCCATCTTCCCCATACTTTTGTTCACTCAAGCTCAGATTTTCCCCTCTACAGTCAGTGGGTGGCTTTGGGTCATTTCTCTAGCTCTAATTTGCCAAGTTTTAGGTCATGGGCTTTTGACCTATAGCCTTGCTAGGTTTTCTTCTGTGGTTGTCTCCTTGGTGCATCTATTAGAGCCAGTATTTAGTGGCATTTTCGCTCTTGTAATATTTTCAGAAAAATTAACTTTCTCAAATTGGGTAGGTTTTGCTGTAGTTTTAATCGGTTTATACTTAGCCATATCTAGCCAAGCTACTCTTAATTTGCCGTTCCCGGAATCTGTCAAAACTATAGTTAACACTTTCGTTAAAAGTATGACGCTCAAACTGTCATTACTAAAGCAACAATTCTCCGAAACACCAGCTTTATTAGGAGCTATCTCATTATTTGCTGCCCTAATTCCCATATCTTTAGCACCATCTCTGGCAAAATTGTGTCAACAAGAAATTGGTGCAAATGCTGTAGGATTTCATCGCAGTTGGATCGCCGCAGTCGTCTTTGGGCTGTGGAATGCACTTGAGGCTTTGCGTCGTCAACAATCTGATCATCAACCTATAGAACCGAAGCCTTTTACAAAACAGGACGTGTGGCTGTTATTGGCAATGGGAACTGCTGCAACTACCTCCCTATTATTGTGGGCTTGGTCACTAAGTCAAACTAGCGTTGCTAACGTGGCTTTACTGTCTAATTTGAACCCGTTATTTGTTGCTGCGGCTGGGTATCTGTTATTAGGTCGGCGCTTCGATAACAGATTTGTTATTGGTATGGTCATAGCGCTTTTAGGAGCGATCGCCTTTGAATTTCATAAAATGCAATTTGCAACTGACCAAATACTTGGTGATGCGCTAGCATTTTTAACCGCGATTTTTATCGCCACCTATTTGTTGCTGATAGAACAACTCCAAACCCGATTTACGACCGCAACCATCATGCTTTGGCGTTGTGGTGTGACTACAATATTTCTGTTACCTATCCTCCCATTTATCGAAGAGAGATTATTTCCCTATTCTTGGATGGGGTGGTTTTTCATTATTTTTCAAGCTCTCTTCTGCCAAGTGTTGGGTCAGGGACTTATAACTTATAGTCTCAGCAGACTTTCATCAGGCATCGTCGCCGTTACGCTTCTCCTCAATCCAGTCCTGTCTTCCATTTTTGCTTGGTTCATTTTTTCAGAACAGGTAGGCTTGTTTGACTGGGTAACTTTTGCCGTAGTTTTAGCGGGTATCTATCTAGCCCAATCTAGTCAATTCACAGTTCAAGTAACGAACGAAGGCTCGTAG
- a CDS encoding mannosyltransferase family protein, with protein sequence MVKVQIVIKKALWKNDFLFPAAIWLASRIFIWTAMLLVAPKLPLATEEFLPSFSWGVFDAWDSIHYRAIATSGYEFVNDGKQHNLAFFPLFPLSIWVLMKLGLPFELAGTLVNNLAFFAALYCLYFWVKEHYDINAAQWVTAVLSLYPASMFTGVIYTEGLYLFLSTATLRAFDQKQYGWTALWGAMATATRPTGMALIPALAIAAWKERRPPIAYIAALTTAIGILLFSLYCAIYFGNPFAFIEAQRGWRPTLGFDWQGWLNMFMQIAVGSKNWQFGWVQNSSGAIQDPWYLLLFGVIVASGYLLWHFRQRFSSVKLFYGFYGLVLFLLILASEQWINNFLNLFMVLGGGYVLWRLHTQLTPVTVIYGFCGIGLLLASGGTISLSRLAYGIVPLNIAIGVLLSHHPRQGYLILGAFVTLLAKIAVGFAQDHWVG encoded by the coding sequence ATGGTCAAAGTTCAGATAGTTATAAAAAAAGCTTTATGGAAAAATGATTTCCTGTTTCCAGCAGCAATATGGCTTGCCAGCCGAATATTTATTTGGACAGCTATGTTGCTGGTTGCGCCAAAGCTACCGTTAGCAACAGAGGAATTTTTGCCTAGTTTTAGCTGGGGAGTTTTTGATGCCTGGGATAGTATACATTACCGTGCGATCGCAACTTCTGGTTATGAATTTGTGAATGACGGCAAGCAGCATAATCTAGCCTTCTTCCCCCTATTTCCCTTAAGTATCTGGGTTTTGATGAAGTTGGGCTTACCGTTTGAATTGGCAGGCACCTTAGTCAACAATTTGGCATTTTTTGCAGCGCTTTACTGTTTGTACTTTTGGGTTAAGGAGCATTATGACATCAATGCAGCGCAATGGGTAACTGCTGTGCTTTCTTTGTATCCAGCTTCGATGTTTACGGGAGTGATTTACACAGAGGGGCTGTATTTGTTTTTGAGTACGGCGACTTTGCGGGCGTTCGATCAAAAACAGTATGGCTGGACTGCCCTTTGGGGGGCGATGGCGACAGCAACACGTCCTACAGGTATGGCACTAATTCCAGCATTGGCGATCGCAGCCTGGAAAGAACGCCGACCACCCATTGCCTATATAGCTGCTTTGACTACTGCTATTGGCATACTTCTATTCAGTTTGTATTGTGCGATTTATTTTGGCAACCCTTTCGCTTTTATCGAAGCACAGCGGGGATGGCGACCAACTCTAGGGTTTGATTGGCAGGGTTGGTTAAATATGTTCATGCAAATTGCCGTTGGTAGTAAAAATTGGCAATTTGGCTGGGTTCAAAACTCCTCTGGTGCAATTCAAGACCCCTGGTATCTCTTGTTATTTGGCGTGATTGTTGCCAGTGGCTATCTTTTATGGCATTTCCGTCAACGTTTTAGTTCTGTAAAATTATTTTATGGGTTTTATGGTTTAGTCTTATTTTTGTTGATTCTGGCAAGCGAACAGTGGATCAATAACTTCCTCAACTTGTTCATGGTCTTAGGTGGTGGCTATGTGTTGTGGCGCTTACACACGCAACTGACCCCAGTTACAGTTATTTATGGCTTTTGTGGTATTGGTTTACTGTTGGCCTCTGGAGGCACTATTTCCTTGAGCCGTCTCGCCTACGGTATTGTGCCTTTGAATATAGCAATTGGTGTGCTGCTATCTCACCATCCTCGTCAAGGATATTTAATATTGGGCGCTTTTGTGACACTACTAGCCAAAATAGCTGTAGGATTTGCCCAAGACCACTGGGTTGGTTAA
- the dxr gene encoding 1-deoxy-D-xylulose-5-phosphate reductoisomerase, giving the protein MKAITLVGSTGSIGTQTLDIVTQYPDQFRIVGLAAGSNVEMLAAQIRQFRPEIAAICSEAKLPALKEALIDLDPQPILLAGDAGVIEVARYGDSQTVVTGIVGCAGLLPTIAAIEAGKDIALANKETLIAGAPVVLPLVEKHGVKLLPADSEHSAIFQCLQGVPKDGLRKILLTASGGAFRDWDVEKLADVTVADALKHPNWSMGRKITVDSATLMNKGLEVIEAHFLFGLDYDNIEIVIHPQSIIHSLIELQDTSVLAQLGWPDMRLPLLYALSWPDRIYTNWERLDLVKAGNLTFREPDHQKYPCMQLAYAVGKAGGSMPAVLNAANEQAVALFLDEKIRFLDIPRCIEWVCDRHQNDNRTNPSLDDILAADKWARQEVLIATEKLENQSRIISLR; this is encoded by the coding sequence GTGAAAGCGATTACTCTCGTTGGTTCCACTGGTTCTATTGGTACTCAGACTTTAGATATTGTCACTCAGTACCCAGATCAGTTTCGGATTGTGGGATTGGCGGCTGGGAGCAATGTCGAAATGTTGGCTGCTCAAATTCGGCAGTTTCGACCGGAAATAGCAGCCATTTGCTCAGAAGCTAAATTACCCGCGCTCAAAGAAGCACTCATTGACCTTGATCCCCAACCGATTCTATTGGCAGGTGACGCCGGAGTGATAGAAGTCGCCCGTTACGGGGATTCCCAAACCGTTGTCACTGGTATCGTTGGCTGTGCTGGTTTGCTACCGACGATCGCAGCGATTGAAGCTGGTAAAGATATTGCCTTAGCAAACAAAGAAACTCTCATTGCTGGGGCCCCTGTGGTTCTACCCCTAGTCGAAAAACACGGTGTAAAATTACTCCCAGCCGATTCCGAACATTCCGCAATCTTTCAATGCCTCCAAGGTGTTCCCAAAGATGGCTTGCGGAAAATTTTGCTCACTGCATCTGGTGGGGCTTTCCGCGACTGGGATGTAGAAAAGTTAGCAGATGTAACCGTTGCTGACGCTCTCAAGCATCCTAATTGGTCGATGGGGCGTAAAATCACAGTAGACTCTGCTACTTTGATGAATAAAGGACTAGAAGTAATTGAGGCTCACTTCCTGTTTGGATTGGATTATGACAATATCGAAATTGTCATTCATCCCCAGAGTATTATTCACTCGCTGATTGAACTGCAAGATACTTCCGTTTTAGCCCAACTCGGTTGGCCGGATATGCGCTTACCTTTGCTGTATGCTCTATCTTGGCCCGATCGCATCTACACCAACTGGGAACGACTAGATTTAGTCAAAGCTGGAAACTTAACCTTCCGCGAACCAGATCACCAAAAGTATCCTTGTATGCAGTTAGCTTATGCTGTGGGTAAAGCTGGTGGTTCGATGCCAGCTGTTTTAAATGCCGCCAATGAGCAAGCTGTAGCTTTATTTTTAGATGAAAAAATTCGCTTTTTAGATATTCCTCGGTGTATCGAATGGGTGTGCGATCGCCATCAAAATGATAACCGTACAAATCCCTCTTTAGATGACATTTTGGCAGCAGATAAATGGGCAAGACAAGAAGTTTTAATAGCGACTGAAAAGTTAGAAAATCAATCGCGGATAATTTCTTTGCGATAA
- a CDS encoding type II toxin-antitoxin system HicB family antitoxin, translating into MNYHYSMVIQWSEEDRLFLVHLPEFPWQQFHTHGRTYEEAAKNGQEVIETFVEMLKEENKPLPEPRMLPKKPLQVA; encoded by the coding sequence ATGAACTATCACTACAGCATGGTAATTCAATGGTCGGAGGAAGATAGACTTTTTTTAGTACACTTACCTGAGTTCCCCTGGCAACAATTTCATACGCATGGTAGGACTTATGAAGAAGCAGCAAAAAATGGTCAGGAAGTAATTGAGACTTTTGTGGAAATGTTGAAAGAGGAAAACAAACCACTACCAGAACCGAGAATGCTTCCTAAAAAACCGTTGCAAGTTGCGTAA
- a CDS encoding type II toxin-antitoxin system HicA family toxin, producing the protein MPKKVRELKAMVSKVGYILQPGRGKGSHTYWKHPLLPEEPLTIPGKDGDDAPLYLEKNIQRVLKKLQEMENTENEAKQEPEE; encoded by the coding sequence ATGCCGAAAAAAGTAAGAGAGTTGAAAGCAATGGTGTCAAAAGTTGGCTATATTCTTCAACCAGGAAGAGGTAAAGGAAGTCATACATATTGGAAGCATCCGTTGTTACCCGAAGAACCCCTGACCATACCAGGTAAAGACGGCGATGATGCTCCGTTATATTTAGAAAAAAACATCCAACGGGTGCTGAAAAAACTGCAAGAAATGGAAAACACGGAAAACGAAGCAAAACAGGAGCCAGAAGAATGA
- a CDS encoding BrnT family toxin translates to MRFEWDDNKAESNFLKHGIQFEEAVTVFADPYLLFTEDSIHSQGEEREWAIGEIEDGSIVVVVFTMRGERIRIISARRATKKECQQYESGI, encoded by the coding sequence ATGCGTTTTGAGTGGGACGACAACAAAGCCGAATCAAATTTTTTGAAACACGGTATTCAATTCGAGGAAGCTGTAACAGTTTTTGCCGACCCTTATCTTCTGTTTACGGAAGACTCTATTCATTCTCAGGGAGAAGAAAGAGAATGGGCGATTGGTGAAATAGAAGATGGGTCAATTGTTGTAGTTGTTTTTACCATGCGAGGTGAGCGAATAAGGATAATTAGTGCAAGAAGAGCGACAAAAAAGGAGTGTCAACAATATGAGTCAGGAATCTGA
- a CDS encoding BrnA antitoxin family protein — MSQESEFPFERARRVTPEENQIFRDAIADQFGVKLRKRGRPAKDEEEKYEPISIRFHPKIIAWAKEEAEKRGVGYQTVINEALLEKIG, encoded by the coding sequence ATGAGTCAGGAATCTGAGTTTCCTTTTGAGAGAGCAAGACGAGTTACACCAGAAGAAAACCAAATATTCAGAGATGCGATCGCAGATCAGTTTGGGGTTAAACTCAGGAAGCGTGGACGACCAGCTAAGGATGAAGAGGAAAAGTATGAGCCGATTTCTATCAGATTTCATCCGAAAATCATAGCCTGGGCGAAAGAAGAGGCAGAAAAACGAGGGGTAGGCTATCAAACGGTTATCAATGAAGCACTATTGGAGAAAATAGGCTGA
- a CDS encoding type II toxin-antitoxin system VapC family toxin, protein MILLDTHIWLWWLHTPEQLSERGRTLLTIGENQNALIVSAISVWEIAVKHSNGKLPLPLTVNEWFALAKTRPGITIEPLDPLDAIASTQLPGDFHKDPADRIIVAIAYRRNIELMTCDQKILNYPHVKTLW, encoded by the coding sequence ATGATTTTGCTAGACACCCACATTTGGCTTTGGTGGCTCCATACTCCAGAACAGCTTTCTGAGCGTGGACGTACCTTATTAACCATAGGCGAAAATCAAAATGCCCTCATCGTTTCTGCCATTTCTGTTTGGGAAATCGCAGTCAAGCATAGTAATGGGAAACTACCACTTCCCCTTACCGTCAATGAATGGTTCGCACTTGCAAAAACTCGACCTGGAATTACCATAGAACCACTCGATCCACTAGATGCAATCGCCAGCACCCAATTACCCGGCGACTTCCACAAAGACCCAGCTGATCGTATTATTGTTGCGATCGCCTACCGCCGCAATATAGAACTTATGACCTGCGATCAAAAAATTCTCAACTATCCACACGTCAAAACACTTTGGTAA
- a CDS encoding AAA-like domain-containing protein, translating to MTGDYEYKVGGSLGEDAPSYVTRQADSDLYYGLRAGELCYVFNSRQMGKTSLLVRTIKQLQADGFACAVIDISGLGSQDISLEQWYASIVDSLLTELNFVEPEDLVVWWDKSIEIAPVRRLAKLFDELLLPNISQNIVIFLDEIDSILRLEFPADDFFALIRSCYQRRSFKAEYRRLTFALVGVATPSDLIKDEERTPFNIGTAIQLYGFKLDEIAPLAKGLEGKVENPQALMREVLAWTGGQPLLTQKVCNLLIRDLKNPNLLARRGEKWVEGVVRSGIIDNWEAEDEQQHLKTIRDRMLAKEQIAVGLLGLYQQILQQREINVDRSLEEMRLRLTGLVVEQQGRLRVYNQIYANVFDLSWVENELGKLRFYADNLKAWEESGYQDESYFLRGGKN from the coding sequence ATGACTGGAGACTACGAGTATAAAGTTGGTGGCAGTTTAGGAGAAGATGCTCCCAGCTATGTAACACGGCAAGCGGATTCTGACCTTTATTACGGATTGAGGGCAGGTGAGCTTTGTTATGTTTTTAACTCCCGACAGATGGGAAAAACGAGTTTGTTGGTGCGGACGATAAAACAGTTACAAGCTGATGGTTTTGCTTGTGCTGTGATTGATATTTCGGGATTGGGTAGTCAGGATATCAGCCTTGAGCAGTGGTATGCAAGTATTGTTGATAGCCTGTTGACTGAACTTAATTTTGTTGAACCAGAAGATTTGGTTGTGTGGTGGGACAAATCTATCGAAATTGCTCCGGTGCGACGTTTGGCGAAACTTTTTGATGAGTTGTTACTGCCAAATATTAGCCAAAATATTGTGATTTTTCTCGATGAAATCGATAGTATCCTTCGCTTGGAGTTTCCGGCAGATGATTTTTTTGCTTTGATTAGAAGTTGCTATCAAAGACGCTCTTTTAAAGCTGAATATAGACGTTTGACTTTTGCTTTAGTTGGGGTAGCAACACCTTCAGATTTAATTAAAGATGAGGAAAGAACGCCGTTTAATATTGGTACAGCGATTCAACTTTATGGTTTTAAATTAGATGAAATTGCACCTTTGGCAAAGGGGTTAGAGGGGAAGGTGGAGAATCCTCAAGCTTTGATGCGAGAGGTTTTGGCTTGGACGGGGGGACAGCCTTTATTGACGCAGAAAGTTTGTAATTTGTTAATTCGGGATTTGAAGAACCCCAACCTGCTAGCGAGGAGGGGAGAAAAATGGGTGGAAGGGGTGGTGAGGAGTGGAATTATTGATAATTGGGAAGCGGAGGATGAGCAACAGCATTTAAAAACTATTCGGGATAGGATGCTTGCTAAGGAGCAAATTGCTGTGGGTTTGTTGGGTTTATATCAGCAAATTTTGCAGCAGCGTGAGATTAATGTCGATCGTAGTCTCGAAGAGATGAGGTTACGGTTGACTGGTTTGGTGGTGGAACAGCAGGGAAGATTGAGAGTTTATAACCAAATTTATGCGAATGTTTTTGATTTAAGTTGGGTTGAGAATGAGTTAGGTAAATTACGTTTTTATGCTGATAATTTAAAGGCTTGGGAAGAGAGTGGATATCAAGATGAGTCCTATTTTTTGCGGGGGGGGAAGAATTAG
- a CDS encoding AAA-like domain-containing protein: MPRGIRVRTECIPLVKQRMIEKGFVRQIDLAERIDRKQSTAYNFLNGKPVDYLNFLEFCNVLDFEVQKIADFEVLADTYTQKPQKMEKINNSPSFPPSLLSTCELEYPEGEVALDSPFYVERPPIEQRCYEEIKKPGFLIRIKAPQQMGKSSLLARILHQSENQGNITVAIDFQLAEEEFFSDLNKFLRWFCDTVTEAVAGNNRELLEKLLQQLDEHWKSGQRFGYMKTCKNYFERYLFPEINQPLVLGLETVDRLFEYPKIYRDFFGLLRALHEEAKRRDIWKKLRLVLVYSTEAYVPVDINQSPFNVGLAVELLEFSHEQVKDLAQRHQLNWSDIEVEKLTGLVGGHPFLVRLALYQIARQEINLAEFLQTAATAEGIYSKHLQRLESILQQQPELWDAMQEVASSSSPVHLPNVIRFKLYSLGLVKLQGDQVTPRCELYRQYFRSH, translated from the coding sequence ATGCCACGCGGAATTAGAGTTCGTACAGAGTGCATTCCCCTCGTCAAGCAAAGGATGATAGAAAAAGGCTTTGTCCGTCAAATCGATTTAGCTGAGAGAATCGATCGCAAACAATCAACAGCTTACAATTTTCTTAATGGAAAACCAGTTGACTACCTCAACTTTTTAGAATTTTGCAATGTATTAGATTTTGAAGTCCAGAAAATTGCCGATTTTGAAGTACTCGCAGATACATATACACAAAAACCCCAAAAAATGGAAAAAATAAATAATTCTCCATCATTTCCTCCTTCCTTACTCTCTACTTGCGAACTTGAATATCCAGAAGGGGAAGTAGCATTAGATTCTCCCTTTTATGTAGAACGTCCTCCCATAGAACAGCGTTGTTACGAAGAAATCAAAAAACCAGGTTTCCTAATTCGCATCAAAGCACCGCAGCAGATGGGTAAATCTTCACTCCTAGCGCGGATTCTGCATCAATCAGAAAATCAAGGAAATATAACAGTAGCTATCGATTTTCAGCTAGCAGAAGAGGAGTTTTTCTCCGACTTAAATAAATTTCTGCGCTGGTTTTGCGATACCGTCACCGAAGCAGTTGCGGGAAATAATCGAGAATTACTCGAAAAATTGCTGCAACAACTCGATGAGCATTGGAAATCGGGACAGCGCTTTGGCTATATGAAAACTTGTAAAAATTACTTTGAGCGCTATTTATTTCCAGAAATCAATCAACCGTTAGTTTTAGGCTTAGAAACAGTCGATAGATTATTTGAATATCCCAAAATCTACAGAGATTTTTTTGGATTATTACGCGCTTTACACGAAGAAGCCAAACGTCGAGATATCTGGAAAAAACTTCGGTTGGTGTTAGTATATTCCACTGAAGCTTATGTACCAGTAGATATCAACCAATCACCATTTAACGTTGGCTTGGCAGTGGAATTACTAGAATTTAGCCACGAACAAGTAAAGGATTTAGCCCAACGGCATCAACTCAATTGGAGCGATATAGAGGTAGAAAAGTTGACAGGATTGGTGGGAGGGCATCCATTTTTAGTGCGTTTAGCTCTGTATCAAATTGCTCGGCAAGAAATCAATTTAGCCGAATTTTTGCAAACCGCAGCCACAGCAGAAGGCATTTATAGTAAACATCTGCAACGCCTAGAATCTATTTTGCAGCAACAACCAGAATTATGGGATGCAATGCAAGAGGTTGCTTCTAGTAGTAGTCCAGTACATTTGCCCAATGTTATAAGATTTAAATTATATAGTCTAGGACTAGTAAAGTTACAAGGTGATCAAGTAACGCCGAGATGTGAGTTATACCGTCAATATTTTCGCAGTCATTAA
- a CDS encoding thioesterase family protein: protein MSEEKPSRPKLPPTSALDNPSSHEFGNWFEYPVRVQPHHTDYAGLVWHGSYLAWMEEARIECLRSIGIEFADLVAIGCDLPVVELSVRYHRSIQLGMAVVVKTRMAEVTGVRINWDYAIVSTDGQELYVTAKVTLVALDRERGKIMRQLPPSFKDALAKISALNND from the coding sequence ATGTCAGAAGAAAAACCCAGCCGACCAAAATTGCCACCAACCAGCGCCCTTGACAATCCATCCAGTCACGAGTTTGGGAATTGGTTTGAATATCCTGTCAGAGTGCAACCCCACCACACAGACTATGCCGGTCTTGTCTGGCACGGTTCCTATCTAGCTTGGATGGAAGAAGCGCGGATTGAATGTTTGCGATCTATAGGGATTGAATTTGCTGATTTAGTTGCTATAGGTTGTGATTTACCAGTTGTAGAACTGTCAGTGCGCTATCACCGTTCAATTCAATTGGGTATGGCAGTGGTAGTAAAAACCCGCATGGCTGAGGTGACAGGTGTCCGCATCAATTGGGATTATGCCATTGTCTCAACTGATGGACAAGAATTATACGTTACGGCTAAGGTGACATTAGTGGCTTTAGATCGCGAAAGAGGCAAGATTATGCGTCAGTTGCCGCCGAGTTTTAAGGATGCCTTAGCCAAGATTTCAGCATTAAATAATGATTGA